CGAGGTAACCCAGGAGGGCGACGGCCACGATCAGGCCGACGATGTTCTCTGCGGTCACAGCTTCGTCACCCCCTTGGCGACGAGAGCCACGAGCGCGAACACCGCGAGCGTGGTGACGACGAAGGCCACGTCGGCCATCGCAACTCCTAAGAGGTTCGGGCAGGGAACTGACAGTTCGAGGAAAGCTCCTTCCTGGCCGGATTCGGCCGTCGTTGATGGCTTCCATACGTCGACCCGAACGGCTTTGACGCTTCCCTGATGGGGTGCCTGCCGCCGGCGGCACGGCGCGCTGCGACGACGCGTCCGTGCCGGGTCGCGGCGGACCCCGGGACGCTCGTCG
The Streptomyces sp. NBC_01723 genome window above contains:
- the kdpF gene encoding K(+)-transporting ATPase subunit F; translation: MTAENIVGLIVAVALLGYLVLALIHPERF